The genomic stretch GAGAGTCAGAGTCACCTCTGTAAGTGGTGGCTGCTGCTTGGTGAGAATTAAACCCTGATGTACATGGTAAGGCATCCAACACATAAAGAAAGAGATAACAGCAGTCATCATGACTTTGAAGGGTTTGCTGGACTTAAAGAGGCCCCTCTCTTTCATCTTGCAAGCTACTCTTTGGTAACAAAAGATGATGAAGaagaaaggcagaaggaaggCCAGTATGAAGCGGCTGATGAAACAGGCGGCATGAATCCTTTGCCTTAATGTCTGCAGCTCTCCGCTTTCCCAGTCGGTAGACACAGCATAATTATTTCTGCAGATCACTTTTCCTTGCTGGTCATGGTATGTCTCCCTAAAAACTAAATAGGGCACACTGAAGGTCACAGCAGAGATCCATACAGCCAGGATGATGCCGAAAGCCCAGCGTGAGGTTCGGTGCTGTTGGGACCACACTGGGTGAAGTGTGAGAAGATAACGGTCAAGACTGATGGCTGAGAGGAACAGCACCGAGGCGAACATCCCCACAGTCAAAGTGCTGTTGCAGATCTTGCACAAGGCAGTTCCGAAGATCCAGTGATTGTCCTGAAGAAAGGACGTGGCTATAAAGGGCAAAACCGATGTTGAAATAAAATATGAGAGAATGAGATGAAAAAATAAGAGTGTATTGACCgactttttcattttgaattttagcaCCCACAGATAGAGGCCATTGGTGATGACACCAATTATAAATGTCATGAATAAAGGAAGGACAGTGACAAGTTTACTGGCAGGAACTGTGAAGTGAGTGCCGTTTCTTACTACTGCAAAGTCATCAACCAAGTAATCCGTAGTGTTGATCAGATCCATAGTTTCCtgtggaataaaataaaacaatgaaaacaacaataataaaaagcaaaaagcaaaaaaacctaaaatgatTGCTTTGCATGGCAATAGTCTGAATGAtaacattcttttaaagatttatttatttttattggaaagtcagatatacagtgaggaggagagacaggaagattgtctgtttgctgattcactccccaagtggctgcaatagctgaagctgagctgatttgaagccaggacctagaacttcttccgggtctcccacgtgggtgcaaggtcccaaggctttgggccatcctttgttgcttcaccaggtcacaagcaggagctggatgggaaggggaccaccgccaggattagaactggttccatatgggatcctggtgtatgcaaggtgaggactttagccactaggctagcatgccagGCCCCTAAATGACAACATTCTATAAGTGGCAAACATGATCTTCCTACAAGAATACCAATCAAATATTTTCATAAGGTCTATACTTTGATGTTGCATGAGAAGTTAAGATCAGATTAATTTGAACATCAGAAAGAGCAATGTTACAGatgaaatgaaatgcaaatgaaagaaaaggcaACATTTTGACAAGTCTTAACAAATGTATTTAGGTTGGTAGAAATCCACTTGAATGTTTAACAGAAGTTTGATCTCTCTTGGGCTGGTCTTAAATATGGCAACATAGGATTAGTTGTACTTGACTAAGACACAGGGCAATGTTATTAATGAAATgaaccaaaaataaaga from Ochotona princeps isolate mOchPri1 chromosome 6, mOchPri1.hap1, whole genome shotgun sequence encodes the following:
- the GPR33 gene encoding probable G-protein coupled receptor 33, which encodes MDLINTTDYLVDDFAVVRNGTHFTVPASKLVTVLPLFMTFIIGVITNGLYLWVLKFKMKKSVNTLLFFHLILSYFISTSVLPFIATSFLQDNHWIFGTALCKICNSTLTVGMFASVLFLSAISLDRYLLTLHPVWSQQHRTSRWAFGIILAVWISAVTFSVPYLVFRETYHDQQGKVICRNNYAVSTDWESGELQTLRQRIHAACFISRFILAFLLPFFFIIFCYQRVACKMKERGLFKSSKPFKVMMTAVISFFMCWMPYHVHQGLILTKQQPPLTEVTLTLTVVTTSFNAVFSPILYLFSGENFKNVFKKSILTLFESTFTEDASAERTQNLHSGDII